In Bactrocera oleae isolate idBacOlea1 chromosome 3, idBacOlea1, whole genome shotgun sequence, a genomic segment contains:
- the LOC106622689 gene encoding alcohol dehydrogenase isoform X1, translated as MSNSMEEGKMDLNGKNIIYIGGFGGIGLETCKELAQKGVANLMILHKTWNESAFKELNSVDLRCVCQFTQFDITCGLEKTRLLFKQIAEKFENIDVLINGAGICDERDFDSIIAVNFTGTINATLVAYDLMDKCRGGKGGVVVNISSVAALTPFPVLPIYSATKGGILNFTRALAQLEPKSGITLYSICPGITNTKHWDDVHHFQGRELCFKEKMRSRPFPTQTPSDCAKNIIKAMEAHKNGVTWMCDLGQLKLVEIKNFWTPPHHKQNPETEQSAFEKSRKRKLQVSAREK; from the exons atgtctAACAGCATGGAGGAAGGGAAGATGGATTTGAATGGcaagaatattatttatatcgGTGGTTTTGGTGGCATCGGTTTGGAAACATGTAAAGAATTGGCGCAAAAAGGTGTTGCG AACCTTATGATACTACATAAGACCTGGAATGAATCAGCGTTCAAAGAACTTAACTCAGTCGATTTGCGTTGTGTGTGCCAGTTTACGCAGTTTGACATCACCTGCGGTTTGGAAAAGACGCGtctattatttaaacaaatagcGGAGAAATTCGAAAACATCGATGTGTTAATTAATGGCGCGGGTATATGTGATGAAAGAGATTTCGATAGTATAATCGCTGTTAACTTTACGGGCACCATTAATGCCACTCTCGTTGCCTACGATCTAATGGATAAGTGCAGAGGTGGTAAGGGCGGTGTAGTTGTGAATATCTCTTCGGTAGCGGCACTAACACCCTTCCCCGTCTTACCCATATACAGTGCGACAAAGGGAGGGATATTGAACTTTACACGAGCATTAGCG CAATTAGAACCCAAATCCGGCATAACTTTATATAGTATTTGTCCCGGCATTACGAACACCAAACATTGGGACGATGTGCACCATTTCCAAGGCAGAGAGTTATGTTTTAAAGAGAAAATGCGCAGTCGGCCGTTTCCAACACAAACGCCTAGCGATTGTGCAAAGAATATCATCAAAGCTATGGAAGCGCATAAAAATGGCGTTACCTGGATGTGTGATCTGGGGCAGCTTAAGTTGGtggaaataaagaatttttggACACCACCACATCACAAGCAAAATCCGGAGACTGAGCAAA GTGCATTTGAAAAATCTAGAAAGCGGAAACTGCAAGTGTCTGCGCGCGAAAAGTGA
- the LOC106622689 gene encoding alcohol dehydrogenase isoform X2 codes for MSNSMEEGKMDLNGKNIIYIGGFGGIGLETCKELAQKGVANLMILHKTWNESAFKELNSVDLRCVCQFTQFDITCGLEKTRLLFKQIAEKFENIDVLINGAGICDERDFDSIIAVNFTGTINATLVAYDLMDKCRGGKGGVVVNISSVAALTPFPVLPIYSATKGGILNFTRALAQLEPKSGITLYSICPGITNTKHWDDVHHFQGRELCFKEKMRSRPFPTQTPSDCAKNIIKAMEAHKNGVTWMCDLGQLKLVEIKNFWTPPHHKQNPETEQS; via the exons atgtctAACAGCATGGAGGAAGGGAAGATGGATTTGAATGGcaagaatattatttatatcgGTGGTTTTGGTGGCATCGGTTTGGAAACATGTAAAGAATTGGCGCAAAAAGGTGTTGCG AACCTTATGATACTACATAAGACCTGGAATGAATCAGCGTTCAAAGAACTTAACTCAGTCGATTTGCGTTGTGTGTGCCAGTTTACGCAGTTTGACATCACCTGCGGTTTGGAAAAGACGCGtctattatttaaacaaatagcGGAGAAATTCGAAAACATCGATGTGTTAATTAATGGCGCGGGTATATGTGATGAAAGAGATTTCGATAGTATAATCGCTGTTAACTTTACGGGCACCATTAATGCCACTCTCGTTGCCTACGATCTAATGGATAAGTGCAGAGGTGGTAAGGGCGGTGTAGTTGTGAATATCTCTTCGGTAGCGGCACTAACACCCTTCCCCGTCTTACCCATATACAGTGCGACAAAGGGAGGGATATTGAACTTTACACGAGCATTAGCG CAATTAGAACCCAAATCCGGCATAACTTTATATAGTATTTGTCCCGGCATTACGAACACCAAACATTGGGACGATGTGCACCATTTCCAAGGCAGAGAGTTATGTTTTAAAGAGAAAATGCGCAGTCGGCCGTTTCCAACACAAACGCCTAGCGATTGTGCAAAGAATATCATCAAAGCTATGGAAGCGCATAAAAATGGCGTTACCTGGATGTGTGATCTGGGGCAGCTTAAGTTGGtggaaataaagaatttttggACACCACCACATCACAAGCAAAATCCGGAGACTGAGCAAAGTTAG